A genomic window from Klebsiella quasipneumoniae subsp. quasipneumoniae includes:
- a CDS encoding cation diffusion facilitator family transporter → MTQHNFDNDNKYHQRSELARKSTLVSVVVNIFLSTLQIAVGIFSGSQGLIADGMHSFSDLLADGVVLVANKKSRRPSDHDHHYGHWRYENGASLILGAILALVGVGMLWSAAGHLAQPQTIAPVHSVALWMALTALVVKEGLFRYMLAAARRLNSSLLIANAWHARSDAASSLVVALGIIGNLAGFAWFDPLAALAVGLVITRMGYRFAATALHDLMDRAVDEETQRAIAGTLRATPGVAGLHDLKTRKAGDLVLVDVHLEVAGELSVAEGHQIARQARARVIAHHPVLNVMVHLDPSAAVAGSPGKANCLTS, encoded by the coding sequence ATGACACAACATAATTTTGACAATGATAATAAATATCATCAGCGTTCGGAGCTGGCGCGAAAGAGTACCCTGGTTAGCGTGGTGGTCAATATTTTTCTCTCCACGTTGCAGATTGCGGTGGGAATATTCTCGGGTTCCCAGGGGTTAATTGCCGATGGAATGCACTCTTTTTCCGATCTGCTCGCCGATGGCGTTGTGTTGGTGGCGAATAAAAAGAGTCGCCGGCCCTCTGACCACGATCACCATTATGGCCACTGGCGCTATGAGAACGGCGCCTCTCTGATCCTCGGCGCGATCCTGGCGCTGGTCGGGGTCGGTATGCTGTGGTCTGCAGCGGGTCATCTCGCGCAACCGCAGACGATTGCGCCGGTGCACAGCGTGGCGCTGTGGATGGCGCTGACGGCGCTGGTGGTCAAAGAGGGACTGTTTCGCTATATGCTGGCGGCCGCCAGGCGGCTGAACTCCTCGCTGCTCATCGCCAACGCCTGGCATGCCCGCTCGGACGCCGCGTCATCCCTGGTGGTGGCGCTGGGGATCATCGGTAATCTGGCCGGGTTTGCCTGGTTCGATCCGCTCGCCGCGCTGGCGGTGGGGCTGGTGATTACGCGGATGGGCTATCGTTTCGCCGCCACCGCGCTGCACGATTTAATGGACCGCGCCGTCGATGAAGAGACGCAGCGGGCGATCGCCGGCACGCTGCGGGCCACGCCGGGCGTGGCGGGTCTGCACGATTTGAAAACCCGTAAGGCGGGGGATCTGGTGCTGGTGGATGTCCATCTCGAGGTGGCCGGAGAGCTGTCGGTAGCCGAAGGGCATCAGATTGCCCGGCAGGCGCGGGCGCGGGTCATAGCGCACCATCCGGTGCTCAATGTGATGGTGCATCTCGATCCCAGCGCGGCGGTTGCCGGTTCGCCGGGGAAGGCAAACTGCCTGACGTCATAA
- a CDS encoding bestrophin family protein, whose translation MIIRPEQHWFLRLFDWHGSVLSKIIFRLLLNVLMSIIAIISYQWYAQWGIHLTVAPFSLLGIAIAIFLGFRNSASYSRFVEARNLWGTVLIAERTLVRQLRNILPAEHDAHRRIVSYLVAFSWSLKHQLRKTDPTADLLRLLPADQVAEILASSMPTNRILLLVGNEIGQLREAGKLSDITYGLMDNKLDELAHVLGGCERLATTPVPFAYTLILQRTVYLFCTLLPFALVGDLHYMTPFVSVFISYTFLSWDSLAEELEDPFGTAANDLPLNAMCNTIERNLLDMTGQHPLPETLRPDRYFNLT comes from the coding sequence ATGATCATTCGGCCAGAACAACACTGGTTTCTTCGCCTATTTGACTGGCACGGCTCCGTGCTGTCGAAAATCATCTTTCGTCTGCTGCTTAATGTGCTGATGTCCATCATCGCCATTATCAGCTATCAATGGTACGCGCAGTGGGGGATCCACTTAACGGTGGCGCCGTTCAGCCTGCTGGGGATCGCGATAGCGATTTTCCTCGGCTTTCGCAACAGCGCCAGCTACAGCCGCTTCGTCGAGGCGCGCAATCTGTGGGGGACGGTGCTTATCGCCGAACGTACGCTGGTGCGCCAGTTGCGCAATATCCTGCCGGCCGAACACGATGCCCATCGCCGCATCGTCAGCTATCTGGTGGCTTTTAGCTGGAGCCTGAAGCACCAGCTGCGCAAAACCGATCCGACGGCTGACTTGCTGAGGTTGCTGCCGGCGGACCAGGTGGCGGAGATCCTCGCCAGCTCAATGCCCACCAACCGGATCCTGCTGCTGGTCGGCAACGAAATCGGCCAGCTGCGCGAGGCGGGCAAGCTTAGCGACATCACCTATGGGCTGATGGACAACAAACTCGATGAGCTGGCGCACGTGCTGGGCGGCTGCGAAAGGCTGGCCACCACCCCGGTGCCGTTCGCCTATACCCTGATCCTACAGCGCACCGTGTATCTGTTCTGCACGCTGCTGCCGTTCGCCCTGGTCGGGGATCTGCACTACATGACGCCGTTTGTCTCGGTCTTTATCTCCTACACCTTTTTGTCGTGGGATTCACTGGCGGAAGAGCTGGAGGATCCGTTCGGCACCGCCGCCAACGACCTGCCGCTGAACGCGATGTGCAATACCATTGAGCGCAATCTGCTCGACATGACCGGTCAACATCCGCTGCCGGAGACGCTGCGTCCGGACCGGTACTTCAACCTGACCTGA